In one window of Nakamurella alba DNA:
- a CDS encoding 2-hydroxyacyl-CoA dehydratase subunit D, with the protein MVDIEDRVVPGRAIARLTAVAGDPDAYVREWKQRTGGRVIGAFPMNFPAEIAHAAGLLPVLIQENRETITVGRNLLTEFYCGYTRNIADQAAKGRLSIYDGFYNADHCIQLLGAVDVTREFEEDTPVYFGQLETSIGSTWAIDKVQRKMAAFRAEIAGFVGHDIHDDDLRASIELFNEQRRLLRRFYDERRSGNAYFSPAHLQVLVKSGMVMDRAEHIALLQEVLQLGLSAERQRGRIKVHLSGHFCHAPRTELLELIEECGAQVVDDDLFHGTRWIAADVPDADDPIEAMALWYLARNVAVPCPTRVQHDVDWDGYLLDVLDGSGAEGLIVLMAKFCEPHMLYYPELRKALDSKGIPHLLIETEHEGMPLESMRTRIEALLERIRRRQAVLV; encoded by the coding sequence ATGGTGGACATCGAGGACCGGGTCGTTCCCGGTCGGGCGATCGCCCGGTTGACCGCGGTCGCCGGCGACCCGGACGCCTACGTCCGGGAATGGAAGCAGCGCACCGGCGGCCGGGTCATCGGGGCCTTCCCGATGAACTTCCCCGCCGAGATCGCCCATGCCGCAGGCCTGTTGCCGGTCCTGATCCAGGAGAACCGGGAGACGATCACCGTCGGCCGCAACCTGCTGACCGAGTTCTACTGCGGATACACCCGGAACATCGCCGACCAGGCCGCCAAGGGCAGGCTGTCGATCTACGACGGGTTCTACAACGCCGACCACTGCATCCAGCTGCTGGGTGCGGTCGACGTCACCCGCGAGTTCGAGGAGGACACGCCGGTCTACTTCGGGCAGTTGGAGACCTCCATCGGCAGCACCTGGGCGATCGACAAGGTGCAGCGCAAGATGGCGGCGTTCCGTGCGGAGATCGCGGGTTTCGTCGGACACGACATCCACGACGACGACCTGCGGGCCAGCATCGAGCTGTTCAACGAGCAGCGCCGGCTGCTGCGTCGGTTCTACGACGAGCGGCGTTCCGGCAACGCCTACTTCTCGCCGGCCCACCTGCAGGTCCTCGTGAAGTCCGGGATGGTCATGGACCGGGCGGAACACATCGCCCTGCTGCAGGAGGTGCTGCAGCTCGGCCTGTCCGCCGAGCGGCAGCGCGGTCGGATCAAGGTCCACCTGTCCGGACACTTCTGCCATGCCCCGCGGACCGAGCTGCTCGAGCTGATCGAGGAGTGCGGCGCCCAGGTCGTCGACGACGACCTGTTCCACGGGACCCGTTGGATCGCCGCCGACGTGCCGGACGCCGACGACCCGATCGAGGCGATGGCGCTGTGGTACCTGGCGCGCAACGTCGCAGTGCCCTGCCCGACCCGGGTGCAGCACGACGTCGACTGGGACGGCTACCTGCTCGACGTGCTCGACGGCAGCGGCGCCGAGGGCCTGATCGTCCTGATGGCCAAGTTCTGCGAGCCGCACATGCTCTACTACCCGGAGCTCCGAAAAGCTCTGGACAGCAAGGGTATCCCGCACCTCTTGATCGAGACCGAGCACGAGGGGATGCCGCTGGAGTCCATGCGGACCCGGATCGAGGCGCTCCTGGAACGCATCCGCCGGCGCCAGGCCGTCCTGGTCTGA
- a CDS encoding 2-hydroxyacyl-CoA dehydratase subunit D, with protein MSTAVASPMNRLGSTALAGAMTSAYWERIFTARERGAQVVWYNGSAVNVIFQAAGLEWCHGEAFSARLAAQHLEKPAQLAGEEYGYVGELCSYARTHLGCAVLTQQAREEENSGVVGMVDQRELASRLPAPDFFVNAYAGCSTGQQWDEISYRVFGKDVPIFNVSLPFLWGNKPDAGYLRGQEWEEATTYVSDQLHDLIRFVEQMTGRKFDFDRLREVMSYVKKASELRREAMAMCKAAPTPATYWDWIASIAPINFLPAGPELVAYFQAVRDEVAQRLADGVPGIANERYRLYFDGIMNWNKLGYLARKFAEYDVAVVCGRYTHNAFWQEPHLIDTDDPIRGMAQHYLLCPTNHGVRTLKYLTNRDCADYGVDGIVFHSTRTCRAFTNPQHLLAKSAQKELGIPSMFFEGDVADASFYKEEILESRLVAMLEGIDVRRARALA; from the coding sequence ATGAGCACCGCCGTCGCGAGCCCGATGAACAGGCTCGGCTCCACCGCGCTGGCCGGCGCGATGACCAGCGCCTACTGGGAAAGGATCTTCACCGCGCGGGAACGCGGGGCGCAAGTGGTCTGGTACAACGGCTCCGCGGTCAACGTCATCTTCCAGGCCGCCGGGCTGGAATGGTGCCACGGCGAGGCGTTCTCGGCACGACTGGCCGCCCAGCACCTGGAGAAGCCGGCCCAGCTGGCCGGCGAGGAGTACGGCTACGTCGGCGAGCTGTGCAGCTACGCCCGGACCCATCTCGGCTGCGCGGTCCTCACGCAGCAGGCGCGCGAGGAGGAGAACTCGGGCGTCGTCGGCATGGTCGACCAGCGGGAGTTGGCGAGCCGGCTGCCGGCACCGGACTTCTTCGTCAATGCCTACGCGGGCTGCAGCACCGGCCAGCAGTGGGACGAGATCTCCTACCGGGTGTTCGGCAAGGACGTCCCCATCTTCAACGTGTCCCTGCCGTTCCTCTGGGGGAACAAGCCGGATGCCGGCTACCTGCGAGGTCAGGAGTGGGAGGAGGCGACCACCTACGTCTCCGACCAGCTGCACGACCTGATCCGGTTCGTCGAGCAGATGACCGGACGGAAGTTCGACTTCGACCGGCTCCGCGAGGTCATGTCGTACGTGAAGAAGGCCTCGGAGCTGCGCCGCGAGGCCATGGCCATGTGCAAGGCCGCGCCCACCCCGGCCACCTACTGGGACTGGATCGCCAGCATCGCGCCGATCAACTTCCTGCCGGCCGGCCCGGAGCTCGTCGCCTACTTCCAGGCAGTGCGGGACGAGGTCGCGCAGCGGCTGGCGGACGGGGTGCCCGGGATCGCGAACGAGCGCTACCGCCTCTACTTCGACGGCATCATGAACTGGAACAAGCTCGGCTACCTGGCGCGCAAGTTCGCCGAGTACGACGTCGCAGTGGTCTGCGGGCGCTACACGCACAATGCGTTCTGGCAGGAGCCGCACCTGATCGACACCGACGACCCGATCCGGGGTATGGCCCAGCACTACCTGCTGTGCCCGACCAACCACGGGGTCCGGACGCTCAAGTACCTGACGAACCGGGACTGCGCCGACTACGGCGTGGACGGGATCGTCTTCCACTCGACCCGCACCTGCCGGGCCTTCACCAATCCTCAGCACCTGCTGGCGAAATCGGCGCAGAAGGAACTCGGCATCCCGTCGATGTTCTTCGAGGGCGACGTGGCCGACGCCTCCTTCTACAAGGAGGAGATCCTGGAGAGCCGGCTGGTCGCCATGCTCGAGGGCATCGACGTCCGCCGTGCCCGGGCACTGGCCTGA
- a CDS encoding acyl-CoA dehydratase activase: MVTEVGKYYLGVDLGSTTAKSVIVDERGAIVGSNVVQMGAVSKEGMRRSVEGALLAAGLVRDDISGTIGTGYGRRLVPGVDRTFTEITCHARGVAAMCPGVALVIDVGGQDSKVIAVDDEGLVDNFAMNDRCASGTGRFFEVLARAIEVDVDDLGALALRGTRDLEVSSMCATFAETELVSLLAEGAEPADIAASVHRAVAARTLGMVAQVGKRSPVVMTGGVAKNAAAVKFLADLLGTDVRVPADPQVTGAYGAALLALETYGANGSEPGSDVEFPVRAAPGCATCALVNGGSTSTPGAHDAGAHAAAATPLRLTIHSHR, from the coding sequence ATGGTCACCGAAGTCGGGAAGTACTACCTGGGAGTGGATCTCGGGTCCACCACCGCCAAGTCGGTGATCGTCGACGAGCGCGGCGCGATCGTCGGCTCGAACGTCGTCCAGATGGGCGCCGTGAGCAAAGAGGGCATGCGGCGCTCCGTCGAAGGTGCGCTCCTGGCGGCGGGGCTGGTCCGGGACGACATCAGCGGCACCATCGGCACCGGGTACGGCCGCCGCCTGGTGCCCGGCGTCGATCGGACCTTCACCGAGATCACCTGTCATGCGCGAGGTGTCGCGGCCATGTGCCCGGGTGTGGCGCTGGTGATCGACGTCGGCGGGCAGGACAGCAAGGTGATCGCCGTGGACGACGAGGGCCTGGTCGACAACTTCGCCATGAACGACCGGTGCGCCAGCGGCACCGGACGCTTCTTCGAGGTGCTCGCCCGAGCCATCGAGGTCGATGTCGACGACCTGGGCGCCCTCGCCCTGCGCGGGACCAGGGATCTCGAGGTCAGCAGCATGTGCGCGACATTCGCCGAGACCGAACTGGTCTCGCTGCTGGCCGAGGGTGCCGAACCCGCCGACATCGCCGCATCCGTGCACCGGGCGGTGGCTGCCCGGACGCTGGGCATGGTCGCCCAGGTGGGCAAGCGATCCCCGGTGGTCATGACCGGTGGGGTCGCGAAGAACGCGGCAGCGGTGAAGTTCCTCGCCGACCTGCTCGGTACCGATGTCCGGGTGCCGGCCGACCCCCAGGTGACCGGCGCCTACGGCGCCGCCCTGCTCGCCCTGGAGACCTACGGAGCGAACGGGTCGGAACCCGGGTCGGACGTCGAGTTCCCGGTGCGCGCCGCACCGGGCTGTGCCACCTGCGCCTTGGTGAACGGCGGATCGACGTCGACGCCGGGTGCGCACGATGCCGGCGCACACGCCGCTGCGGCGACCCCACTGCGGCTCACCATCCATTCACACCGCTGA
- a CDS encoding MFS transporter, translating into MPTDVASAGRPARRTSPKRAATAAFFGSVIEYYDLVAYGTAAALVFGDLFFKGVTSHVALVLSFATFAAGYVARPLGGLLFGYIGDKIGRRTSVLLTIALMGGATVLMGLLPTYSSVGALAPILLVLLRICQGLAVGGELGGAVLISVEHAPAHRRGFFGSFSTAGAQAGTLLATAVFSLVTLMPSDDFSSWGWRLPFLGSAVIVLVGILIRYGLEETPDFEESKASGRVRAPLREAFTKHPGKIVAITLVMAGMMSIWYVITVYSLSYATGSAGIGKTSMLWIIAAANLAIVVMNPVWGALSDRVGRSKLITVGLLLEGALLFLYFTAVDSGSVGFVLVAMLLVAGVGHAMVNGIFPAFIAESLPTEVRYTAGSFGMQMAGLIAGFAPLVAVSLEKSPLGVFTIAIACFAFCLLGGAAASTVLRDRRRTGAPTEDPQSVLAG; encoded by the coding sequence ATGCCCACTGACGTCGCATCCGCCGGTCGTCCCGCCCGTAGGACCAGTCCGAAACGCGCGGCCACCGCGGCCTTCTTCGGGTCGGTGATCGAGTACTACGACCTGGTCGCCTACGGCACCGCCGCCGCGCTGGTGTTCGGTGATCTGTTCTTCAAGGGCGTGACCTCCCATGTCGCGCTGGTGCTGTCCTTCGCGACGTTCGCCGCCGGGTACGTCGCCCGACCGTTGGGCGGCCTGCTGTTCGGTTACATCGGGGACAAGATCGGCCGTCGCACCTCGGTGTTGCTGACCATCGCGTTGATGGGCGGGGCCACCGTGCTGATGGGCCTGCTGCCGACGTACTCGTCGGTCGGCGCCCTTGCGCCGATCCTGCTGGTGCTGCTGAGGATCTGCCAGGGGCTGGCGGTCGGCGGCGAGCTCGGTGGCGCCGTGCTGATCTCGGTGGAGCACGCCCCGGCCCACCGACGCGGATTCTTCGGGAGTTTCTCCACCGCGGGCGCCCAGGCCGGCACGCTGCTGGCCACCGCCGTCTTCTCCCTGGTGACACTGATGCCCTCCGACGACTTCTCGTCCTGGGGCTGGCGCCTGCCGTTCCTGGGCAGTGCCGTGATCGTGCTGGTGGGGATCCTGATCCGCTACGGGCTGGAGGAGACGCCGGACTTCGAGGAGTCGAAGGCATCCGGCCGGGTGCGGGCGCCGCTGCGCGAGGCCTTCACCAAGCACCCCGGCAAGATCGTGGCGATTACCCTCGTGATGGCCGGGATGATGTCGATCTGGTACGTCATCACCGTCTACAGCCTGTCCTACGCGACCGGTTCCGCAGGGATCGGCAAGACCTCGATGCTGTGGATCATCGCCGCCGCGAACCTGGCGATCGTGGTGATGAACCCGGTCTGGGGCGCACTCTCGGACCGCGTCGGGCGCAGCAAACTGATCACGGTGGGTCTGCTGCTCGAGGGTGCCCTGCTGTTCCTGTACTTCACGGCCGTCGACAGCGGCAGCGTCGGCTTCGTGCTCGTCGCGATGCTGCTGGTGGCCGGCGTCGGTCATGCCATGGTGAACGGCATCTTCCCGGCCTTCATCGCCGAGAGCCTGCCGACCGAGGTGCGCTACACCGCCGGCTCGTTCGGCATGCAGATGGCCGGGTTGATCGCCGGCTTCGCCCCGCTGGTCGCTGTGTCGCTGGAGAAGTCCCCGCTCGGCGTGTTCACCATCGCCATCGCCTGCTTCGCCTTCTGCCTGCTCGGTGGGGCCGCCGCCAGTACGGTGCTGCGGGACCGTCGGCGCACCGGCGCACCCACCGAGGACCCGCAGTCGGTCCTCGCCGGCTGA
- a CDS encoding SDR family NAD(P)-dependent oxidoreductase, producing MSTPDLPPPPVAADGFDLAGRGVVITGGTSGVGLATAIAFARAGVRRPVLVGRNQERGKDAVRAVVAAVPDADPQFLAADANDPVMVEDAAATAVGLLGRVDVLVNSTVAPYQPTLLHHIPLADVATILTQQALGPLMMSRALLPHMQQSGGGSIINIASDAARVPTPGETVLGAAMAAIVTFSRTLAVEGKRNGVRVNVITPSLIVNTGSYDRAMSLEFSKKIFDKIVSQAHLGLTEPEDLANTVLFLASDLSRRITGQVISINGGISVA from the coding sequence GTGAGTACACCCGATCTTCCCCCGCCGCCGGTCGCCGCGGACGGATTCGACCTGGCCGGGCGCGGAGTCGTGATCACCGGAGGCACCTCGGGTGTCGGCCTGGCCACCGCGATCGCGTTCGCCCGGGCCGGCGTGCGTCGTCCGGTGCTGGTCGGCCGGAACCAGGAGCGTGGCAAGGATGCGGTGCGCGCAGTCGTCGCAGCGGTGCCCGATGCGGACCCGCAGTTCCTCGCGGCGGATGCCAACGATCCGGTGATGGTGGAGGACGCCGCCGCCACCGCCGTCGGACTGCTCGGCCGGGTGGACGTACTGGTCAACTCCACCGTCGCCCCGTACCAGCCCACGCTGCTGCACCACATCCCGCTCGCCGACGTCGCAACGATCCTGACCCAGCAGGCACTCGGGCCGTTGATGATGAGCCGGGCGCTGCTGCCCCACATGCAGCAGAGCGGCGGCGGATCGATCATCAACATCGCTTCGGACGCGGCGCGGGTGCCGACACCGGGGGAGACCGTGCTGGGCGCGGCGATGGCCGCCATCGTCACCTTCTCCCGGACACTGGCCGTCGAGGGGAAGCGGAACGGGGTGCGGGTCAACGTCATCACCCCGTCGTTGATCGTCAACACCGGTTCCTACGACCGGGCGATGAGCCTGGAGTTCAGCAAGAAGATCTTCGACAAGATCGTGTCGCAGGCACATCTGGGACTGACCGAACCGGAGGACCTGGCGAACACCGTGCTGTTCCTGGCTTCCGATCTGTCCCGCCGGATCACCGGTCAGGTGATCAGCATCAACGGAGGGATCTCGGTCGCCTGA
- a CDS encoding AMP-binding protein, which yields MTVPAVARPAIDRPDSRHLFRLRLRSADDIGDLEMYRPEQLRPGNTIHACIAEAAADRPGKPAMIVVEPPDLLTPHREVSYLEVVEGIERSACLFRYAAGDAAPVVALMLPMVPEGLIATWGAQTAGIAVPLNPFLEHSALVRMLDATSATALVTDRRILEQKVPGGVPALLDRVASLREVFLLDDEDPALDLRSRWDEFADRFRDLAVDEDPLRDSMLMPTGGTTGTPKMVRMCQGHQLSIAWNVGALMGNESDGVVGHGMPNFHCGGTISLGLRALVTGQTLLTLTSVGFRSREVIEHFWEIAGRYGMTSLLATPTTAQALLAATGTPAPGHRLTDFHVGGSTVPMDLVRAFHDRFGVWLRENWGATEFHGTTTGHPNDGRQPVVGSVGRPLPHSPARVVELHPDGSWARDCAPGERGVLLIGGPSVTAGYLPESLNADFHVSGVPEPGKWGNTGDLGMIDDDGYVWVFGRAKDLIIRGGHNIDPKEIEEVLVGHPAVQFAAAIGRPDRAKGELPVAYVQLRAAAGATPEELKAFCRERVQEQAAAPVHVHVIELMPLTPVGKVSKPALRNLALEAEVRSVLDELLPGVAAEIVIDDAARRTARVRLAAGADPTGVRLVAERLGGYEFASEVSVAGAPA from the coding sequence ATGACGGTTCCTGCGGTGGCGAGGCCGGCGATCGACCGGCCGGATTCCCGCCACCTGTTCCGACTTCGCCTGCGCAGTGCCGACGACATCGGCGATCTCGAGATGTACCGCCCGGAGCAGCTGCGCCCGGGCAACACCATCCATGCCTGCATCGCGGAGGCCGCCGCCGATCGGCCCGGGAAACCGGCGATGATCGTCGTCGAACCGCCCGACCTGCTGACCCCGCACCGCGAGGTCAGCTACCTCGAGGTGGTCGAGGGCATCGAACGGTCCGCCTGCCTGTTCCGGTACGCGGCGGGGGACGCCGCGCCGGTTGTGGCGCTCATGCTGCCGATGGTGCCGGAGGGGCTGATCGCCACCTGGGGGGCGCAGACGGCGGGGATCGCCGTGCCGCTGAACCCGTTCCTCGAGCACTCCGCGTTGGTCCGGATGCTCGACGCCACCTCGGCCACCGCGCTGGTCACCGACCGGCGGATCCTGGAGCAGAAGGTCCCGGGCGGGGTGCCCGCGCTCCTGGACCGGGTGGCTTCGCTCCGCGAGGTGTTCCTGCTGGACGACGAGGACCCTGCACTGGACCTGCGCAGCAGATGGGACGAATTCGCCGACCGTTTCCGGGATCTTGCCGTCGACGAGGACCCGCTGCGCGACTCGATGCTGATGCCGACCGGCGGCACCACCGGCACCCCGAAGATGGTGCGGATGTGCCAGGGGCACCAGCTGTCCATCGCGTGGAACGTGGGCGCCCTGATGGGCAACGAGAGCGACGGCGTGGTCGGCCACGGCATGCCGAACTTCCACTGCGGGGGCACGATCTCGCTGGGACTCCGGGCGCTGGTCACCGGACAGACGCTGCTGACGCTGACCTCGGTCGGGTTCCGGTCGCGCGAGGTGATCGAGCACTTCTGGGAGATCGCCGGCCGGTACGGGATGACCTCGCTGCTGGCCACCCCGACCACCGCCCAGGCGCTGCTCGCCGCCACCGGTACGCCGGCGCCCGGACACCGGCTGACCGATTTCCATGTGGGTGGCAGCACGGTGCCGATGGACCTGGTGCGTGCGTTCCACGACCGGTTCGGGGTCTGGCTGCGCGAGAACTGGGGGGCCACTGAGTTCCACGGCACGACCACCGGTCATCCCAACGACGGCCGGCAGCCGGTGGTCGGTTCGGTCGGCCGCCCGCTGCCGCACAGCCCGGCCCGGGTGGTGGAACTGCATCCGGACGGGTCCTGGGCCAGGGACTGCGCGCCCGGCGAGCGCGGGGTCCTGCTGATCGGCGGCCCGAGCGTCACGGCCGGGTACCTCCCCGAGTCGCTGAACGCGGACTTCCATGTGAGCGGCGTTCCGGAGCCCGGGAAATGGGGCAACACCGGGGATCTCGGCATGATCGACGACGACGGCTACGTATGGGTGTTCGGCCGGGCGAAGGACCTGATCATCCGGGGCGGGCACAACATCGATCCCAAGGAGATCGAGGAGGTGCTCGTCGGGCACCCGGCCGTGCAGTTCGCCGCGGCCATCGGGCGCCCGGACCGGGCGAAGGGCGAGCTGCCGGTGGCCTACGTGCAGTTGCGGGCAGCCGCCGGCGCGACACCGGAGGAGCTCAAGGCCTTCTGCCGGGAACGGGTGCAGGAACAGGCCGCCGCGCCGGTGCATGTGCATGTGATCGAGCTGATGCCGCTGACACCGGTCGGGAAGGTGTCCAAACCCGCGCTGCGCAACCTCGCGCTGGAGGCGGAGGTGCGGAGCGTGCTGGACGAGCTGCTGCCGGGGGTGGCCGCGGAGATCGTCATCGACGACGCCGCGCGCCGGACCGCCCGGGTCCGTCTCGCCGCCGGCGCGGACCCCACCGGGGTGCGCCTGGTGGCAGAACGGCTGGGCGGGTACGAATTCGCGTCGGAGGTCTCCGTGGCCGGCGCCCCGGCGTGA
- a CDS encoding EamA family transporter yields MRAGPGQIGVALGLVYVIWGSVYLAVRLVIDETPPLTAMGARFLIAAVLLGGYVWWRRGFRSFRLSGRQIAGVILMGLCLLAIGNGLTSLGQQHGVSSGGAALLVASAPLWIALLRTASGDRPPWLGLLGVLVGFGGLVVLVLGGGAGVGPLPALGVGVMLVSAFCWSLGSWIRPRVPLPADPLVGATYQLAVAGVTLATAGLVSGEPFDPHLSVRGWGAMAYLVVVVSIVGFSAYTWLLQHAPVSVVSTHAYVNPVVAVLLGAVVLHEPVTAAVLVGGGVVVLAVVLVIGAEQRARRRNRSPVGRNGGDVTPVDDRPLGPAGRAAAGGVQPVAER; encoded by the coding sequence GTGAGGGCAGGACCGGGTCAGATCGGTGTGGCACTGGGCCTGGTCTACGTCATCTGGGGGTCGGTGTACCTGGCGGTCCGCCTGGTCATCGACGAGACACCCCCGCTGACCGCCATGGGCGCCCGCTTCCTGATCGCCGCGGTGCTGCTCGGCGGATACGTCTGGTGGCGACGGGGATTCCGGTCCTTCCGACTCTCCGGTCGACAGATCGCCGGGGTCATCCTCATGGGTCTGTGCCTGCTGGCCATCGGCAACGGTCTGACCTCTCTGGGGCAGCAGCACGGGGTGTCCTCGGGCGGCGCGGCCCTGCTGGTGGCCAGCGCGCCGCTCTGGATCGCGCTGCTGCGCACGGCATCCGGTGACCGGCCGCCGTGGCTCGGTCTGCTGGGGGTGCTGGTCGGGTTCGGCGGACTGGTGGTGCTGGTGCTCGGCGGCGGCGCCGGGGTGGGGCCACTGCCGGCGCTGGGCGTCGGTGTCATGCTCGTCTCGGCCTTCTGCTGGTCCCTGGGCTCGTGGATCCGGCCGCGGGTCCCGCTGCCCGCCGACCCGTTGGTCGGTGCGACCTACCAACTGGCCGTGGCGGGGGTGACGCTGGCGACCGCCGGCCTGGTGTCCGGCGAGCCGTTCGATCCGCACCTGTCGGTCCGCGGCTGGGGAGCGATGGCCTACCTGGTGGTGGTGGTCTCCATCGTCGGCTTCTCGGCCTACACCTGGCTGCTGCAGCACGCACCGGTGTCCGTGGTGTCGACGCACGCGTACGTCAACCCGGTGGTGGCGGTGCTGCTCGGGGCCGTGGTGCTGCACGAGCCGGTCACGGCGGCGGTGCTGGTCGGGGGCGGGGTGGTGGTACTGGCCGTGGTGCTGGTCATCGGCGCCGAGCAGCGCGCGCGGCGTCGGAACAGAAGTCCCGTCGGCCGCAACGGTGGGGACGTCACTCCGGTCGACGACCGCCCGCTTGGCCCCGCGGGACGTGCGGCGGCAGGCGGGGTGCAGCCTGTCGCGGAGCGCTGA
- a CDS encoding ABC transporter substrate-binding protein, translated as MTKTSRAVMSLLLIAGLAAGCGTPSTGDAATTTGVASAGGSSAAPSADGPIKIAVIGPSSGALAQFGADAVDAWQFAVDEVNSSGGLLGRQVELVKKDTDGAAATTLREAKAAVTQDGASFIGAVMTSTEHGALNAQLDTLGALSINSLGKDDGLSGKDCNDNAFRVVQSTTMDVNAMAAAIDKIPGEKWAIQAVDYSTGHTSAEVFKAAAAKAGKEVVLEQYAPLNTTDFGTYITKIQDSGADALLAVEYGADGVAFVNQAAQFGLPAQLKSVLGFNMVSQPLFPALGDKVLGFFNNVGYDPSLDNELNKKFVEAWKAAHDGAEPYYVQADNYLGAQLLFEAIKKAGSTDVDAVRTAMEGLTFDSIVGSVEMRAGDHQLIRPSYVGQVEKDSAGELGFTLISESDGAAIMPPVNTECKL; from the coding sequence GTGACAAAGACGTCCCGCGCAGTGATGTCGCTCCTGTTGATCGCCGGTCTCGCAGCCGGCTGCGGCACCCCCTCGACCGGCGATGCCGCCACGACCACGGGAGTGGCGTCGGCCGGCGGAAGCTCCGCCGCACCGTCGGCCGACGGCCCCATCAAGATCGCGGTGATCGGCCCGAGCAGTGGCGCCCTGGCCCAGTTCGGCGCCGACGCGGTCGACGCCTGGCAGTTCGCGGTCGACGAGGTCAACTCCTCCGGCGGGCTGCTGGGCCGCCAGGTCGAGCTGGTCAAGAAGGACACCGACGGTGCCGCGGCGACGACGCTGCGCGAGGCGAAGGCGGCCGTCACCCAGGACGGAGCTTCCTTCATCGGCGCTGTCATGACCTCCACCGAACACGGTGCGCTGAACGCACAGCTCGACACCCTCGGCGCCCTGTCGATCAACTCGCTCGGCAAGGACGACGGCCTGTCCGGGAAGGACTGCAACGACAACGCGTTCCGGGTCGTGCAGTCGACCACCATGGACGTCAACGCGATGGCCGCCGCGATCGACAAGATCCCGGGTGAGAAGTGGGCCATCCAGGCCGTCGACTACTCCACCGGCCACACCTCGGCCGAGGTGTTCAAGGCAGCGGCGGCGAAGGCCGGCAAGGAGGTGGTGCTCGAGCAGTACGCCCCGCTCAACACCACGGACTTCGGCACCTACATCACCAAGATCCAGGACTCCGGCGCCGACGCGCTGCTCGCCGTCGAGTACGGCGCGGACGGTGTCGCGTTCGTCAACCAGGCGGCACAGTTCGGTCTGCCGGCCCAGTTGAAGTCGGTGCTGGGCTTCAACATGGTCTCCCAGCCGCTCTTCCCGGCGCTGGGTGACAAGGTGCTCGGCTTCTTCAACAACGTCGGGTACGACCCGAGCCTGGACAACGAGCTGAACAAGAAGTTCGTCGAGGCGTGGAAGGCCGCCCACGACGGTGCCGAGCCCTACTACGTGCAGGCCGACAACTACCTGGGCGCGCAGCTGCTGTTCGAGGCGATCAAGAAGGCCGGCAGCACCGACGTCGACGCCGTCCGCACCGCCATGGAGGGCCTGACCTTCGACAGCATCGTCGGCTCGGTCGAGATGCGCGCCGGGGACCACCAGCTGATCCGTCCGTCCTACGTCGGGCAGGTCGAGAAGGACAGCGCCGGTGAGCTCGGGTTCACCCTGATCAGCGAGTCGGACGGGGCGGCGATCATGCCCCCGGTCAACACCGAGTGCAAGCTCTGA
- a CDS encoding branched-chain amino acid ABC transporter permease has protein sequence MNFAQVLNGIALGSLLMILSSGLSMIYGLRGVTNFAHGALYMSGAYVAYSVSTNVSFWLALVVAPLVLAVLGALLELVFFRRLQHRSHIETGLVTFGIAMVIERVIVLIWGERTLGVSAPAGLDGSTSVLGVGYPTYRLFVIGVALALALALVLWIRRSVTGLHIRAASTDVETAAILGINVDKVSLIVVCVGAALAGLAGTLAAPYVSVSPSMGVSILVTVLIVVVIGGAGSIGGAMVAGMGLGIVQTVGAIWLPSVAVLVPYAALVAVLLWRPAGLAGRKA, from the coding sequence ATGAACTTCGCCCAGGTGCTCAACGGCATCGCCCTCGGGTCCTTGCTGATGATCCTCAGCTCGGGTCTGTCCATGATCTACGGACTCCGTGGCGTGACCAACTTCGCCCACGGTGCGCTGTACATGTCCGGCGCCTACGTGGCCTACAGCGTCAGCACGAACGTCAGCTTCTGGCTGGCCCTCGTCGTCGCGCCGCTGGTCCTCGCGGTCCTCGGCGCGCTGCTGGAGCTGGTCTTCTTCCGGCGGCTGCAGCACCGCTCGCACATCGAAACCGGGCTGGTCACCTTCGGGATCGCCATGGTGATCGAACGGGTCATCGTGCTGATCTGGGGAGAGCGGACGCTCGGGGTGAGTGCCCCGGCCGGTCTGGACGGCTCGACCAGCGTGCTCGGCGTCGGGTACCCCACCTACCGCCTCTTCGTGATCGGCGTCGCGCTGGCGCTGGCCCTGGCGCTCGTGCTCTGGATCAGGCGGAGCGTCACCGGACTGCACATCCGTGCTGCCAGCACCGATGTCGAGACCGCCGCGATCCTCGGCATCAACGTCGACAAGGTCAGCCTGATCGTGGTGTGCGTCGGCGCGGCCCTGGCCGGGCTCGCCGGAACCCTTGCCGCACCCTATGTCTCGGTCTCGCCCTCGATGGGAGTCTCCATCCTGGTCACCGTCCTCATCGTGGTCGTGATCGGTGGGGCCGGCAGCATCGGCGGCGCGATGGTGGCCGGCATGGGGCTGGGCATCGTGCAGACGGTCGGTGCGATCTGGCTGCCGAGCGTGGCCGTTCTCGTTCCCTATGCGGCGCTGGTCGCCGTGCTGCTCTGGCGACCCGCCGGTCTGGCCGGAAGGAAGGCGTGA